A genomic segment from Candidatus Korarchaeum cryptofilum OPF8 encodes:
- a CDS encoding HEPN domain-containing protein gives MPDLEMAREFARRAKEDLRSSRVLLENGLYADSVYHAQQAAEKIVKSILLLNDIVVTEQLVASHFVSVVVSRSPDEWSEKLSEIAKDLIDLEKEWLRSRYPMRKFGKLVIPSSLYDLKKAEELYEKAKKILEIVAAYAEEVYGVRLID, from the coding sequence TTGCCCGACTTGGAGATGGCTAGGGAGTTCGCGAGAAGGGCGAAGGAGGATCTAAGGAGCTCGAGAGTTCTTCTCGAGAATGGACTATATGCTGATTCCGTATATCACGCTCAACAAGCGGCGGAGAAAATTGTGAAATCTATACTGCTGCTGAATGATATAGTAGTTACAGAGCAACTCGTAGCCTCCCACTTCGTGAGCGTTGTGGTATCGAGATCGCCTGATGAATGGTCGGAAAAGCTATCGGAGATAGCCAAGGATCTGATAGATCTGGAGAAAGAGTGGCTGAGGAGCAGGTATCCGATGAGGAAGTTCGGGAAGCTCGTGATCCCATCCAGCCTATACGATCTGAAAAAAGCAGAGGAGTTATACGAAAAAGCGAAAAAGATTTTAGAGATAGTGGCTGCATACGCGGAAGAAGTATATGGAGTGAGACTAATCGATTGA
- the cas6 gene encoding CRISPR system precrRNA processing endoribonuclease RAMP protein Cas6, whose product MRIAKLYTFEMEFRERAKLPRWKGNLIRGAIGMHLMRKFCISDGDCSNCNLIFRCPYGYIYRTPSKGLVLRKISGFTKPYVIKPPPDERTEFSEGEEFKFSIVLFGDSAKFEKQLLSAVLEMGRKGLGTKERRGRLELRRACVENPFLRRKEILYEGDLYDSDIWISTKDVSGRIGSTFMLRFITPFRLVRDGNLVRDLDFRNLFPFMLRKYSALMQQYVGALDIDVRKALGDSLGIRLRGERLREVTFKYKGEDQTFLSGDLVYSGRSSLHMRRPLLFCQLSHIGKRSSFGFGWYEVISV is encoded by the coding sequence TTGAGGATAGCTAAGCTCTACACGTTCGAGATGGAGTTCAGGGAGAGGGCCAAGCTCCCCAGGTGGAAGGGGAATCTGATAAGGGGAGCTATTGGAATGCACTTGATGAGGAAGTTCTGCATATCGGATGGGGACTGTTCCAACTGCAACCTCATCTTCAGGTGCCCCTACGGTTACATCTACAGGACCCCTTCCAAGGGCCTGGTGCTCAGGAAGATAAGCGGATTCACCAAGCCTTACGTGATAAAGCCTCCCCCGGATGAGAGGACCGAGTTCTCTGAGGGGGAGGAGTTCAAGTTCTCTATAGTGCTCTTCGGGGACTCAGCTAAGTTCGAGAAGCAGCTGCTCTCAGCCGTCTTGGAGATGGGGAGGAAGGGGCTCGGCACGAAGGAGAGGAGGGGCAGGTTGGAGCTGAGGAGGGCTTGCGTTGAGAACCCATTCCTCAGGAGGAAGGAGATCTTATATGAGGGGGATCTATACGATTCTGATATCTGGATAAGCACCAAGGACGTATCCGGAAGGATAGGGAGCACCTTCATGCTCAGGTTCATAACGCCATTCAGGTTAGTCAGGGACGGAAATCTTGTTAGGGATCTGGATTTCAGGAACCTCTTCCCCTTCATGCTCAGGAAGTACTCGGCTTTAATGCAGCAGTACGTGGGGGCTCTGGATATAGATGTGAGGAAGGCCCTGGGGGATAGCTTGGGGATCAGGCTCAGGGGGGAGAGGCTGAGGGAGGTGACTTTCAAGTACAAGGGCGAGGATCAGACCTTCCTCTCTGGGGATTTGGTCTACTCGGGGAGGTCATCCCTGCACATGAGGAGGCCACTCCTGTTCTGCCAGCTCTCTCACATAGGGAAGAGGAGCAGCTTCGGGTTCGGATGGTATGAAGTTATATCCGTCTGA
- a CDS encoding MarR family winged helix-turn-helix transcriptional regulator, translating to MSEQRNSSQSDSLPYLKKLDPVLMNPKRFMIATLLYIFGPKSVGDIAKALNLSLGDVDNHLRRMKREGYIELRRTPTLRGPRVFARLTAKGIEEYERLVDNLKNFASGLRRELMGTSIGINHSQSSL from the coding sequence TTGTCAGAGCAGCGAAACTCTTCTCAGAGTGATTCCCTCCCCTACCTGAAGAAGCTCGATCCGGTGCTCATGAACCCAAAGAGGTTCATGATAGCCACCCTCCTCTACATCTTCGGCCCCAAGAGCGTGGGGGATATAGCGAAAGCCCTCAACTTGAGTTTAGGTGATGTGGATAATCACTTGAGGAGGATGAAGAGGGAAGGTTACATCGAGCTCAGGAGGACGCCCACATTGAGGGGTCCCAGGGTCTTCGCGAGGCTGACCGCTAAGGGGATAGAGGAGTATGAGAGGCTCGTGGATAACCTGAAAAACTTCGCATCCGGATTGAGGAGAGAGCTGATGGGGACATCAATAGGCATCAATCACTCTCAGTCATCTCTATGA
- a CDS encoding CopG family ribbon-helix-helix protein — protein MGTITVSIDDELAERLRKAAERFYGSRRGGMSKIVENALRSYLAKLEEERETKYIALKEGKILAEAPTLSELAEKLKELGVEPRGLRILRSSGIKGSVRGGYRLSV, from the coding sequence GTGGGCACTATAACGGTCTCAATAGATGATGAGCTCGCGGAGCGATTGAGAAAAGCTGCTGAAAGATTTTATGGATCTAGGAGGGGTGGGATGTCGAAAATCGTTGAGAACGCCCTGAGAAGTTACTTAGCTAAGCTAGAGGAGGAGAGGGAAACTAAATACATAGCTCTCAAGGAGGGGAAGATATTAGCGGAAGCGCCAACTCTATCTGAACTCGCTGAAAAACTTAAAGAACTAGGTGTTGAACCGAGGGGCCTCAGGATCTTGAGGAGCAGTGGTATCAAGGGCTCTGTTAGGGGAGGCTATAGGCTGAGCGTGTGA
- a CDS encoding CorA family divalent cation transporter — MAEVLVTSVLEEALKQFSEKIARKLTEGKRLTDTEIIVLLLDQMNKRMEIMNESLNKRIDDLRDSLSERIAETNKRVDELRDSLSEKIAETNKRVDEIRDSLNERIAETNKRIDELRDSLNERMNEINSSLSEKIAETNRRIDELREDVRALQGEISSIKSDIINLMKEKILK, encoded by the coding sequence ATGGCGGAAGTCCTGGTCACATCAGTTCTTGAGGAGGCCCTTAAGCAGTTCTCGGAGAAGATAGCCAGAAAGCTCACGGAAGGAAAAAGGCTAACGGATACCGAGATCATAGTTCTTCTTCTTGACCAGATGAATAAAAGAATGGAGATAATGAACGAATCCCTCAATAAGAGGATAGATGATTTGAGAGATTCCCTTAGCGAGAGAATTGCTGAGACGAATAAGAGGGTGGATGAGCTGAGGGATTCTTTGAGCGAGAAGATTGCTGAGACGAATAAGAGGGTGGATGAGATCAGGGATTCTTTGAATGAGAGAATTGCTGAGACTAATAAGAGGATAGATGAGCTGAGGGATTCTCTTAACGAAAGAATGAATGAGATAAATAGCTCTTTGAGCGAGAAGATTGCTGAGACGAACAGGAGGATAGATGAGCTGAGGGAAGATGTGAGGGCCCTTCAGGGAGAGATCTCCTCTATAAAATCCGATATAATAAACTTGATGAAGGAGAAAATCCTAAAATAA
- a CDS encoding NifB/NifX family molybdenum-iron cluster-binding protein yields the protein MRIAVPYVESRGKCILVPHFGRAPSFAIVDVEGDKYNLVEIFRNEYITREHGRGVALVNELIARGVNALLTLEIGYGAYYKVRESGIKIYYITPEDKRVITLEEAIQMFILGKVEEATGPREVH from the coding sequence ATGAGGATAGCTGTACCCTATGTGGAATCACGCGGGAAGTGCATCTTAGTACCTCACTTCGGGAGGGCTCCCAGCTTCGCTATAGTCGATGTTGAAGGGGATAAGTACAATCTGGTGGAGATCTTTAGGAATGAGTACATAACCCGGGAGCATGGAAGGGGTGTAGCTCTAGTCAACGAGCTGATCGCCAGAGGAGTAAATGCACTTTTAACGCTGGAAATTGGCTACGGAGCTTACTATAAGGTGAGAGAATCGGGGATAAAGATATATTACATTACTCCGGAAGATAAGAGAGTTATCACACTAGAGGAGGCGATCCAGATGTTCATCTTGGGGAAAGTCGAGGAGGCGACTGGGCCGAGGGAAGTTCACTGA
- a CDS encoding pyruvate kinase alpha/beta domain-containing protein: MEGDIESEVIYFQYCGEINTERVLLAAKSRCEERGIKKVVIASETGRSAVKALEIFRDTGVKLIVVTHYPSKTWGPRGDIPIGLRRKEYAETLRKLEENGVRIVQGTRPFAPPSRCINWDYPTPEAIIDKTLEVFGAGTKIAIEVVLMATDAGEVEPGEEVISCAGTYKGLDTALVVRASHSGGFFEEFEVREIIAKPIRRVRKLPEYKYEGWKGDLGKYYGIQ; the protein is encoded by the coding sequence ATGGAAGGGGATATCGAGAGCGAGGTCATATATTTCCAATATTGTGGTGAGATAAACACTGAGAGGGTCCTCCTCGCAGCTAAATCGAGGTGCGAGGAGAGGGGGATAAAGAAGGTCGTAATCGCATCTGAGACTGGGAGGAGCGCGGTGAAAGCCCTCGAGATATTCAGGGACACGGGGGTGAAATTGATAGTAGTGACTCACTACCCCAGCAAGACTTGGGGGCCTAGGGGGGATATACCGATAGGGCTCAGGAGAAAGGAATATGCTGAGACCCTCAGGAAACTAGAGGAGAACGGTGTGAGGATAGTGCAGGGAACTAGGCCATTCGCACCACCATCAAGGTGCATAAACTGGGATTACCCGACCCCCGAGGCTATAATAGATAAGACTTTGGAGGTATTCGGGGCCGGGACGAAGATAGCGATAGAGGTAGTCCTGATGGCTACTGATGCTGGCGAGGTGGAGCCGGGGGAGGAAGTGATATCATGCGCTGGCACATATAAAGGCCTGGACACGGCCTTAGTGGTGAGGGCCTCTCACAGCGGGGGATTCTTCGAGGAGTTTGAGGTTAGAGAGATAATAGCTAAGCCCATCAGAAGGGTGAGGAAGCTGCCCGAGTACAAGTATGAGGGCTGGAAGGGGGATCTGGGGAAGTATTACGGAATCCAATGA
- a CDS encoding nucleotidyltransferase domain-containing protein, translating into MEIQLLSEIGLRQDDVMGIIKFGSRVKGYSRESSDEDILVITRSEGGEVIYREGKHIIVISLQDFIEEMLRASPLVSAVISGYEIIYARYPVYFWIERASEALRRARSIHVDKGGVRDFARLGDG; encoded by the coding sequence GTGGAAATTCAGCTTCTGAGTGAGATAGGCCTGAGACAAGATGATGTGATGGGGATAATAAAGTTCGGATCGAGGGTCAAGGGATATTCGCGTGAATCATCTGATGAGGACATCTTGGTGATAACGAGAAGCGAAGGAGGTGAAGTTATCTACAGGGAGGGAAAGCATATCATCGTTATCTCCCTTCAGGATTTCATAGAGGAGATGTTGAGGGCCTCTCCCCTTGTTTCAGCAGTCATATCCGGATATGAGATAATATACGCTAGATATCCCGTCTACTTCTGGATTGAGAGAGCGAGCGAAGCGTTGAGGAGAGCTAGATCCATTCACGTCGACAAGGGAGGGGTGCGTGATTTTGCCCGACTTGGAGATGGCTAG
- a CDS encoding M48 family metallopeptidase, whose product MEPLTKIKIFLIIFSSLLIAIPIAIEIAFISGLLSILSALFILVLSAIALAVSASSIYYRRLYEGELLEILLSPEFLDEVLSILLFQSIMLFPFFASMKAGSPFEVIFLAPLGFIGYLILSFKFPLGLFTRIEPLDYPVPYKVYVAKLERIKEANAFVSGIIKPRIILLSPLFEFLNDDEIKGVIAHEIGHIEHKDHLKILVMLLISIIGIELLALSFYYEFVAGDEFSSLFLTLGLILTLLFGPPLSYYWRRVELKADLHAARTVGKDAYISALRKLYEHDLLPLDWGSEDHPKLEKRIEYIIKNLE is encoded by the coding sequence ATGGAACCGCTGACAAAGATTAAAATCTTCCTAATAATCTTCTCCTCCCTTCTCATAGCGATCCCGATCGCTATAGAGATCGCTTTCATCTCCGGTCTATTGAGCATCCTCAGCGCACTCTTCATCTTAGTGCTCTCAGCGATAGCTTTGGCTGTATCCGCTTCCTCAATTTACTACAGGCGACTCTATGAGGGGGAGCTCCTAGAAATACTGCTGAGCCCGGAGTTCCTGGACGAAGTCCTCTCGATCCTCTTATTCCAATCTATCATGCTATTCCCATTCTTCGCCTCTATGAAAGCTGGGTCTCCGTTTGAGGTCATCTTCCTCGCCCCTTTGGGCTTCATAGGTTATCTCATCCTCTCATTTAAGTTCCCCCTGGGTTTATTCACGAGAATCGAGCCATTGGACTATCCAGTTCCCTACAAAGTATATGTAGCTAAGCTTGAGAGGATTAAGGAAGCCAATGCTTTCGTCTCTGGGATAATCAAGCCCAGAATAATACTCCTCTCTCCCCTATTCGAGTTCTTAAATGATGATGAGATAAAGGGGGTTATCGCCCACGAGATAGGGCACATCGAACATAAGGATCACTTGAAGATATTAGTCATGCTCTTGATATCGATAATCGGTATTGAGCTCCTCGCCTTATCTTTCTACTATGAATTCGTCGCTGGAGATGAATTTAGTAGCCTTTTCCTCACGCTCGGGCTAATACTAACTCTCCTCTTCGGCCCTCCCCTGTCTTACTACTGGAGGAGAGTGGAGCTCAAGGCTGACTTACATGCAGCGCGCACCGTGGGGAAGGATGCGTACATATCGGCGTTGAGGAAGTTATATGAGCATGATCTCCTCCCTCTCGACTGGGGGAGCGAGGATCATCCGAAGTTGGAGAAGAGGATAGAATATATCATCAAGAATTTGGAATAA
- a CDS encoding clan AA aspartic protease produces MILPRFIGLTPAIELIIRNPFTGRAYPERGSVVAIIDTGYEGFLLIPSDVFDTTFGELESERRELILADGRKVRSRGVFGETILEPYVVDGFIETVEGVNEFVVGAEFLESFKLELDYCAKTARLALCPQHLLY; encoded by the coding sequence GTGATCTTGCCCCGCTTCATAGGTCTCACGCCAGCTATCGAGTTGATCATAAGGAATCCCTTCACAGGCAGAGCTTACCCCGAGAGGGGCTCCGTAGTAGCTATTATAGATACTGGATATGAGGGCTTCCTCCTCATCCCCAGCGACGTGTTCGATACCACCTTCGGGGAACTTGAGAGCGAGAGGAGGGAGCTCATCCTAGCGGATGGCAGGAAGGTGAGGTCCAGAGGCGTATTTGGTGAAACTATCCTCGAGCCCTATGTGGTAGATGGTTTCATAGAGACTGTTGAAGGAGTTAATGAGTTTGTCGTTGGTGCTGAGTTCTTAGAATCTTTCAAGCTAGAGCTAGATTATTGCGCTAAGACAGCGAGGCTCGCGTTATGCCCCCAGCATCTTCTTTATTAA
- a CDS encoding AbrB/MazE/SpoVT family DNA-binding domain-containing protein produces the protein MVSEKLGETTVITKATSKSRSLRVTIPIGIVKQFNLSEGDKLSWEIRAEGGELIIIVRPLKGRGKDED, from the coding sequence ATGGTCAGTGAGAAGTTGGGGGAGACTACTGTAATCACTAAAGCGACATCAAAAAGCAGATCATTAAGAGTGACTATTCCTATAGGTATCGTTAAACAATTCAATCTCTCAGAGGGCGATAAGCTTAGTTGGGAAATCAGAGCAGAAGGAGGGGAGCTAATAATTATAGTGAGACCGCTAAAAGGTAGGGGGAAGGATGAGGATTAG
- a CDS encoding EVE domain-containing protein, translating to MTYWLCITTQENWEIIKEKNVWGVPERHKNAISRVKPGDLLLIYVKQRGVGKEIEGPKVVAVYEAVSEVFRDSSRIFKSPPEMGNEAFPLRVRLRPVKIFEEPVDFKKLIPDLKFIENKRKWTGHLMGKAMREIPEEDFKLITSSSK from the coding sequence ATGACTTACTGGCTCTGCATAACAACGCAGGAGAACTGGGAGATCATAAAGGAGAAGAACGTATGGGGGGTTCCGGAGAGGCACAAGAACGCTATATCTAGAGTGAAGCCCGGGGATCTCCTCCTGATATATGTGAAGCAGAGGGGAGTGGGGAAGGAGATAGAGGGACCTAAGGTAGTCGCTGTCTATGAAGCAGTATCGGAGGTGTTCAGGGACTCCTCCAGGATATTCAAGTCCCCTCCGGAGATGGGGAATGAGGCATTCCCCCTGAGGGTGAGGTTGAGGCCTGTCAAGATATTCGAGGAGCCAGTTGACTTCAAGAAGCTCATACCGGACTTGAAGTTCATAGAGAACAAGAGGAAGTGGACGGGTCATCTCATGGGGAAGGCAATGAGGGAGATCCCCGAGGAGGACTTCAAGCTCATAACTAGCTCCTCTAAATGA
- a CDS encoding DUF167 domain-containing protein — MRVSVLVVPNAGRNGVVEEGDHLRVYVRAPPVKGKANEAVIEVLAEFFGVKKSDIRIISGERSREKVVEIRK; from the coding sequence ATGAGGGTAAGCGTTCTAGTGGTCCCGAATGCCGGGAGGAACGGGGTAGTTGAGGAGGGGGATCACCTCAGGGTATACGTGAGGGCACCTCCCGTCAAAGGTAAGGCTAATGAGGCCGTGATAGAAGTTCTAGCAGAATTCTTCGGTGTTAAGAAGAGCGATATAAGAATAATAAGCGGGGAGAGATCTAGGGAAAAGGTAGTTGAGATAAGAAAGTGA